From Brassica rapa cultivar Chiifu-401-42 chromosome A06, CAAS_Brap_v3.01, whole genome shotgun sequence:
ACTCGCCTCTGATCCTTCTTCTTCAACCCCAAAGGAAGCTCCTTTCCTCGACCCACTTAACAAAACCGTTCCTTTTGCCTCCTTGGCGCGTTCACAGACCAAGAGCCCATTCCACATAGTTGAAAACGGTGGTTTGATTTGTTTGCTTAAGACTTGCTTAGAGTCAAAGACCAAACCTTTGGAGTCCAATACGAGTTTACTATCGGGCTACGTTGATCATTTTCAATCCACCAAGGAGGATAAAGGATGGGGATGCGGGTGGAGGAACATCCAAATGCAATGCTCTCACTTGCTTTCTCGTAGAGATCAAGAAGTTAAAAGAGTTCTCTTTGGCGGCTCTGAGTTCGTTCCCGACATCCCCTCGCTTCAGCGGTGGTTAGAGTTGGCTTGGAGGAGTGGCTTTGACGTCTCTGGAGGTCTGCATTTCGACAAGCGTATATACGGTTGTAAGAAATGGATTGGGACTACTGAGTGTGCTGCGTTGTTGCGTTCTTTCGGGTTGAGAGCTAGAGTTGTTGATTTTGCTCCTGAGAAGTCTCGGTCGATGTATCTTTCGGTTCCTGGCTCTGCTGTTGCGCCTAAGAGGAGGGGGTACGGTCCTATGGATAGATACGTGGTTAGAAAGGGTGGAAGTGGGGTGGAGAAAGGAGGTGACTCTCTTGGTTCTAGTTCTTCTTCTAGGACCAGCAAAGGAGCGGTTTTGATGGAATGGGTTTGGAATTACTTTTCGGACAACAGGTTGGATGTTTCTTCTGGTGTTCATATCACGAATAAAGGGTAAGGTGGTTCTGTTTTAGTTCTCTTGATCTTGTCTGTGTCTTCTTCTATAACTTCCAAAGACatcatgtttttgtttctgCAGGCCTTTGTATTTTCAACATGAAGGCCACTCGAGAACAATCGTTGGGATTCAAAGACGGTTGCAAGGAACTACGTTTACTCCTCAGTACAATCTCCTGATTCTGGACCCAGCTGATGTGAgtttactgatttttttttatgaatatgaACATCAGCTTTTTACTAATGTTAATTGTGATTAATGATGGTGAGACTTTGAATGTGAGAATGCAGTTTACTAGAGGTATAGAGAAAGCGCTTGTAGATAAGAGAGGGTGGGAGGGGTATCTTAAGAGAGGAGCTCACAGTCTGACGTGTCCCGAGTATCAGGTCTCAGCTTCAAACTCTAATATCCATAATTTTTGTTGGTTATCATAGTTTGAGTGATTTCAATATCTGTTCTGAGTGTGATTAAGAAAGATTATGATGAGATACAGATGTTGTACGTTGATAATGGGATTGCTGTTGGCGAGGAGTTGGAGCAGCTCAAGACCATTGATAGTCACTTTGTTGAATTCTAATGgctttcataaaaaaaacagaaaaatgatTATTAGAGGAATCTTGAATTGGTTGCAATTTGTACTTTTGTATCATAACAATTGTTATTTTGGGAATCATGAACTAGTTGCAACTGTATAATTCTGTACCATATATACATTTGTTTGCTAAGTAAGCCAATTTAAACATTTTTCAATAGTGTGATTCTTAACAATTCTTCAGAATTTGTTGTTTATTAAGACCATTTTCTGGAACATATCATATAAACAACCTTGGATTATTGTGAAAAACAGGAGGATATAAAAGAAGTGGctatttattagaaaaaaaactgaGAAAGTTACAGAATGACAAGTCTGAGATCTGAAaacctaaaaatataaatgtcttAATCTCAAAAGAATTAAGACTTTTGAGAGATAGTCATTAAGAACAAAAAAAGCTATAGAATTTTTCTTACCATCTCGCAGTTTGGTGAATCCACTTCACTTCCCACTCTTTCTCTGGCAACAAAAACTTAAGTATGCCTCAAAATGAAAACACCACCACTTCACTGTTTGCTCTTCAACGGTCTCCGAAAATTGTTGACAATTTTTAGAGGGTTAGTTAAGAGGCAGAAGGTGCAGCCACCTTCTTCCGTACAATCCTCTTTCGCCTAGCCTTTGGAGGTGGAGAATCCGAAGCCGAGTCCTGTTGCTTCATACCAAGTAGCCCTGAGACTATTGCATTCTTTGAGATGAACCATCTTGAAGCTGGCTTtcctgctgctgctgcttcctCTGAGGGTCGGTTGTATGCTTTTGCCAGCAGATCATCAGACTGAGCCAGCGGGTCTGCCTCCACACCTAGCCATACTTGTCTTGATCTCTCCCCTAACTGAACGTTCATAATCCTGTTCCACATCCAATCCCATGTTCATTATACAAATCCTTCCAAGCCATTAGAAAAAGGTTTCCTAAGGGGTGAAAGAGAAGAATAATACCTCATGGCAGTGCCAAAGAAGAGTGCTACTCCAATGACGTCAAAGTGGTTGCTCATCGCTCTTTCGAATCCACATAAGAGCTGGTATCTCATGTTTGCATATAACCCAAGGAATGCGCCATAACCGAGAGCGTTTGTTGTGATTGATGGAACCGTCACAGATACTCTGCCAGAACAACGATTCAAAAAGTTAATAATCAACCATGAGCTGAAAGAAAAGTGAATGCAGAGAATGTGATGACctgtttttcttctttgccGCCAGAAAGTTTGACAACGAACCCTGGAGAGTTCCTGTTGCAACGCCAAGAATGGAAAGCTCTGCGGCCTTGTAGAATAGAGAATGGATCCTCTTCTGCAGGTCAAACTCTCTCAGTGGATAGCTCATCTCAAAAACGTTGTTTGGCAGCTTCTGCAATGTATTTTGCAAGTCGAACCGGAACGTGTTCCCGTAGGAACGACACGGAGCCAGCAACCAAACAGCCGCTGCATTGCATGCTGATACGGTAAGAACATTTATGAGCGCAAGATCCCATTCCTCTTTTATTCTGCAAACAACAGAGTAAACAATTCAAGACAATGAAATAAGAAAGCTACAAAACCTAGAGATGTAGAGACAGTTTATGTTACCTATCCTTACGAGTCTTAACTTCCCACCAAACCGAGCATCCAACCGTGGCGGCTTGCTCCAAGAGAAGTCTATAGAGAAATGAAGGATCCGCCAACATCCTACACAAAAGACAAGTCACATAGTCAAGactgtgaagaagaagaagaagtctacATCGAGCTATGGTTCTCAGAAGATACATTACCTGCCAACAAAGGCTCTCGACAATCCTTGAGGAAGAGCACGGGAGATGAATCTAGTTGTTGTAGGACGAGCGTTAATAGCAAGGAACTTAACCATTTGTGCTGAGCTGACCAAACCCTGCATACAAGTTTCCATAAGTGTTAAAGATCTCAGCATCCCAAAACCGTAAAGCTTCAAGGACATGTTACCATTTCATACGCTTGACGGAGACCAGCAGGCAAATCCATCATTGTCTTTTGCCACTCGTTCAACACAGCATCAACGAACTTCCTATCAAAAAGCTGGAAAGAAGAAACATAAATGTCAGTAAAGATCAACAAAACACAAACGTAAAAGATCTCTTTTACCTCTGCGAGGAACATCCTACGCCTAAAGAGACCACCTTCATCtccatcatcgtcatcatcaaaTTCGTCAAagtaatcatcatcatcaccatcatcgtcaCCTCCATCGCCACCACCGAAATTGACACTCTTCCCAATgtctccaccacctcctccagTTGCAATCTGCAAAATGAAAAACATAAacaagaaaaattcaaaaaagctaatcttgaaaaatataattcacAGCAAAGCCTATATCATCTCGCAATTACTATCTCCAAGGAAAACATCATTCCTAACATCTTCTTGAGATAGAGATTCATTGGGCTTAATATCTGCTAGAGACTAAGTCAAGTACTACTAATAGTTCCATGAATTGAACACCTCTTTGTCCTTAGTAACCAGCTTTAACAGAGAGAACAGAGCAAGACTATATATAACAAAGGCTCAaccttttagatataatttcaCTAAACCATTCTAAAACTCTTTGATTAGTAACAagaagagagagtgagagagagagacctcaGGGGTAGACTCGACTTTCTTCTGGGTCATATCAAGCTTTCCTTTTTCCAAGGTAACAGCTCCTACCGAACCAAACTTGCCACCTTTCATCTCCGGACACATCTGAGCACTCGGGGAAGCTGAGCCAGAGGAAGACGTGCCTGACCCGCCGCTGAATTGCAGCTGTAAGCAGCGTTCGAGACCCGAAACTGAATCTCCGACGGAATCGATaagagaagaggaggaggaagctcTGATGGAGCAGCTGCGACGGAGCTTACAAGGGAGAGTGGCGATAGGGCGAGGGATGGGTAAAGAGGGTTTGAGTGGAGATAAGGGTTTTGGAGCGACGACGCTCTGAAACGCCATATGAGACATGGCTTTCCGAGTTTAAAGACTCAACCTTTGATGATTTTCTTGGAAGAGAAAGGCGGCAGAGagcctttttcttttttttctctctttgggGATGTCAGAGAGATGAGAAAGGAGAGAAGAGGAGATATCGCCAATGAGATGACGACTATACACAGCAAACCCAATCttggtttctctttttttttttccaccaaCTCGAGTTTTAATACTTCTGGCTGATACAGAGGGTTTTAAGTCGGTCGTAAATGGCCAAGGGAGCCTTCCAAGTGTTAGCATCTACGAATACATCCAATTCGAGGTTCCGTGGTTTGTTTATTGGCATACGTCAAAGGGGAGATTaaatcaaataaacaaaaatatataacgtTTGTCAAATCAAATCTCTTTCGATCAGTTTACACGCTTCACATAGACGTACCTCAgagagtttttttgttttgttttgtttaatagtGATACAAACCAAACAAATAAGAAAACGACACATTACAAAATAGAACTAAATTAAGACACGCAGATACTGTGATGAATAGcatcgtcttcttcctctagCAATATGGCCACGAAGCTTGATTATGGATGTATATCTAAAAAGATATACACACACGTTGTCTTTAGTTTTGGGATATTCTGTGCAAACTTGGCTTTAGCCATCCTAGAAACCAAAGTCAATTGGTTGGCTTCTAATTGGAGGATAGGTTACTTGCTGCCTTCCCGTTGCTGCATTCTCTGTTGGTTTCACTGTTGTTGTAACCGGTTCAGGCGGTGGTGGCGGTGGCATTGTTTGGCTATCAACCTCTGTGGCGCCTAGAGCTGTTTCTGTGTTTGGAGTTGAAGACGGAACACTTTTTTCTTCCGAAGGTGTTTCCTCGACTACAGGAGGCTCAGATACTGTCTCTGTCACTGGTTTATCCAAATGTTCTGCTGTCTCAGCAACAGCTGCAGTTTCCGGTGCTGCTGATTCAGAACCAGCTGCAGTTTCTCGTGCTTCTGACTCGGAAACAGCTGCAGTTTCTGGTGCAGCTGACTCAGAAGCAGCTGCAGTTTCCGGTGCAGCTGACTCAGGATCAGCTGCAGTTTCAGGCGCTGACTCGGTCTGTGGTTGCTCAGAAGATGGAGGAGCTTCAATAGCCAACGGCTTAGCTGGTTCTTCAACAGCCAATGGCTTAGTTGGTTCTTGCGGCTTCAGTGTGGGTAGAGGTTTTTTGGGAGCAGAGATGGAAGCAAAGATTGAAGACATTCCGGGAGGTAGAATCTCGATTGGAGGCTTTGTGGATGCATCAGATAAACTCGTGAGCTTTGGATCCTCAAGAGAAGCCAAAAACGCACTTGCAGCATCTGTCTTAGAAGATGGAGCTTGCTCAACTTCCTTCTGTAGTGTTTTATTCCAAGCCTGGACCAAGTTCTTTAGAGTTGGACGACCATGTGCCTGTGTGATAGAAAAGTCAGAAACAATAGGAGCTTCATAAGAAAGCTAACtcaagaaagaaagataaaaaaaaaagagaaagattggTGAAACTGAAATCTTACATGGGCATGAAGCACAGCTTCTGCGAGCATTCCCGTGTCTTGCCATGCCTTCTCCATAAGCGCATTGTCACCCAGAACTGCAGCAGCAAATGCTGATTCTCGCCCGAGGCCTATGGAGATCAGATTGTTTATCAGTCCCTGCAACAAGATTAAAACAGCCTTTTCAATAAAGGAACCAGACCATAAAATAATCTCCTAAGTTTTAATTTTCCTAAGAAGATTCTGTCTAcagtttttgaaaattaaaagcCAAAAGAAAGAGAAATTGGGGACATACACTCAAGCGTGTCAATTCTCCATGGTTCGCTAAGCGTAATGCAAGGCCTCGCAACTCATGACCCTGTAAGGCGCCTTTCACTGAACCTGCAGTGGCCAGTCTTTTGAGAGCTTCGCGAGCTATGTCAGCGTGCCCAGTGGCATCTGCAGCATCTATAAGGTCGAGAAACTCCTTCGCGAATTTCACTATTCCCTCCACCGCTTCAACAACGTCTTCTTTCTTCTCAGCTGTTAAAGAGAGAATGTCACTCAAATCCAGGCCTAAACCGTCCTGTCCAATGTCCCTGCTATTACTCATTGTGAGAAGACAATGTAGAGCCCTCTTCAGATCATTGCTCTGCATCGCTAGGTCAAACTCCAGCCTGAGAACACATGTGAGTGAAAATAATCGCTGATATCATTTTTGTGTAAGTTGAGAGCTAGAATGAACGATCGACCACATGTGAGTGAAACACTGAATTCTGTACATACTCCAGCACAAGCAATTCAGAGACTAGAGAAAACTGAGAATAGTAGGAACAGACTGGAGGAAACAGCTGCACCAAACATAATATGATTCTTTTACCTCTTAGATATTCCAGGCAAATGAAGAGCTTCTGTTGCATAACCCATCCCTAACATAAACTGTGCCAGATCGTCATGATGTTCTCTCCCAAGTCTACTTGCCCTGCGCAACAGAAAATGTTGTATATTCCAGCTTGTTTACTACTAGTATAAAGACGatataatgaaaatatatcAATACCATTTAACTGCACTAACAGCATCCCCGTACGCAGCAAGACAGCGACAACGGATACCAGGATGGCTCAATGATATGGCATGGGCACACATGTACctatcaagaaaataaaggtGTGAGACAATAATTTACCTCAGTAGTTCCATTATTTATATGATCATTCAAGTGACTGATAGGACGATCATGGCAAGATACTGTATCCAACATGGTAACTCTGTgactacatatatttttttgtacgtTGAAACCTTGGACTGCAAATGTCAGAAGTCAAGGAGCCGACCTAGTGCGTACtaagaataaaaagaaaaaaaaccttGATCTAACTGCATATACGTGTCGTCAACAAAGAAATTTTTTAGCAAGAGTCAGTCTTGCTTTAAGGTAAGAACATGGATATTCTTGTTACCTGTCAATGAGCCAAAGAACTCCATCCCGTACACCAGCAACAACAAGAGGCCCCACTGGTCGTTTCTGCTCCACTGGGAAACGAGTAACAGCAACTGAGACTCCACCACCACCTACAGCTACCTCACTGGCCCTTCTTTCATCCATGTCATCACCATCACCTCTAGATTGTCTCGGCAATGATAAAAATGGTGGAACAGATGGAGCGTTTTGGAAAGAGGCTAAACGTACAACCTACAATAAAAAAGTACACACATGAGGTAAAAGTTCGACATAGATTCAGGATTAGACATGTAAAATTAAGCTTCAAaatcagttatatatatatatatatatatatatatatatctcatgTAAAGCGAGAAATGTCCACCTGCAACATGGGGGGCCTCAATAAAATCCTTTCTTGCTTGGCATTCTGGGCACCTTCTACTGTGATTAAGGCTAATTCACCATGCTCTGCAACTGCTCTAGCCTGTGCCTCCTTAAGTTTAATTTCTTCCTTCATCTTCATAGTCTCTATATCAATTTCAGATACTCCCGCATCCACAAAAACACATCTGCAGATCGAGGCATGAAAGAGAGTATTAGCATTCCTCCTTACTTTGTTTCAGAAATTGGCAAATTAAGGTAACCATGCCCTTAACAAGGTCAGAATCATGGAAAATACATTCAAAGAGTTATAATCTCCCGGAAGTTGGATAACGCACAATCAAGATAATTCAAATAACTGGTGCTACACAACTGCTGCAAAACAGTTCCtaaaaacagtttttaatttgtttcatCCAATAGAACTGTAGAAGTCTGGAAGAAGCATTCAAGGTAACATATACAAAACAGAAAGAAGTTCGTCGATCATATATAGAACATTAATCTTACTCAATTGTGGTTGGTGTAGCCACAAACAGCTGTCTGCGGTGCCAAACAGCTCCAGTAGCATGTGAAATGGCAACATCACCAAGATATCTATACTGAGGGCGCAACGACGATATGACCATGTATTTTTGATAAGCAAAAGCACAATACTCAACTGTTTGGTCCCACGCCGTCCACTCTGGCTGAGGTAGCATACCACCTACTGGCTCAAAATTGTCCCAACTGCACGTTGAAAATTCCATGTGGATTAATATGAAGCCAAACAACATGAAAAATGCCTCAAAATTGAAGTCGAGTTAACCAAAATGGAGCCATTAATCACCTGTAGAGCTGGTAGTTTAGGGGTGCGGACTCGGTAGATCTCTGCGAAGAACCATCATCATAGCTGGAAAACGAAGAAACATTACTGTTTCCAAATCCTGAGAGTGGCATCGACTGAATGGTTGAAATAGCTGAAGCAGCAACAGGACTAATCCTTCGGGATGTACGATAGCCTATTCCAAGTAGAGCACCACCATGCAGTCCAATGACCTGCCAAGAGAAATTTTGAAGCACATTATTGCTTACCTAAGCCTAGAAGTCAAATATCGACATACTGTCCTTTGATAAGTTTTCCAAACATACACAATACACAACCACTTAGAGTCGAAAAGAATTCTCAATGCGTAAGGTTCTCATGTTCAGCAATATTGTCCTTTTGGTCGAACGTCATTTGATAAACAACTGGATTCAAagtttaatattgtttttttttttaagttattttttccATATATTCAATGCAAAATTAATACGAATTCTTAGAAGCATATGATTAGATAAATTATGCAATGAAACCACTTCAACATATAGCTCGAGAATACATAAAGAGGAACTAAGATAAACGAACAAATGATGAACTTGATATGAAAGATGGTTATCCCCAGCTGAGACTTAAACACATCAAAAGCGGCTAAGGAACGCAATAACTCAAGTAAAGGATACATACCGGTTCAGAACGACCTCCTACAGATCTCATGAGAATGTTTGAGGTTCCATCATCCAAGAGAATACGAACTTGAACACTAGCTGATGAAGCTGCATTAGCAGCAGCGGCGGCTTGAGCTGCGGCTGCAGCGGCTTCTTTCGCCTTTCTTGATGAACCACCCTTTGGGATTATGGGCATCCTTTGAGGTAATACAGATTCTAGTATCGCAAATCTATCTCGACATGTATCCCAAGCCAAAAGTCTTGCACTTCCAGAATCAACAATGGTCCAGTCACTAACCTTGTAGATAGAGAAGTACAAGATATCAGGCCATACAACTGCCACATACCTACAACCAGAGAATAAAGTTAGCTGGCTAAACAAAAGACAGCAGTCAACAAATTACGTACATAAATATATTAGCGAGGAGTTAtctaacaaatatatttagGCAAAGAACGACTAAACTAAATGGTTGATACTTGAATGCCATTTTCTCTTTCCTGTCTACCATAGCATCTGGTGGGGTAAATCCCACCGAGATACAAAACCAACAAGCATGTACGGAATTTAAAAGTACAATAACAATATATGCAACCGTATAACAGGTAAACAATGAAGGAATTAGAATATTCACAAGCAGCATGAAAACACAAATACAATTTACAGTAACAAACAGCATCACTATgcagaaaatatttaatataatgcATATCATTATAAGACTGAAAAAAGAACTTACTTTCCTGAACTGCTTACAGAAAGAACCGAGTATGAATCATGTGGAACAGGTGCCACAATCTGCTTTTTAGTCTGCTTTACAGTCAACTGTTCACCTGAGTCTCCCTTAGCCATTCCTGATTCGGATAAGGCACTATTATTTCCAAGGGATGGGTTGGCTGTGTTGGATATTTGAAAGTTTAAGAGCTTTAATTCTCTTCCAAGGATATATACAGCTGAATTCTCCCGACTTCCAGACAGTGCCGGTAGAGGGGCTGCAGACGGGATGGCACGAGGATCAAATTCACTAACTATAATACCGACATTGGTACCAGTTGCGACGAGATGTGGCTGAAGAGGATGTGCAACCATACAATAGACCTGAAGAAAATGAAACTAATAAGTAACTAATCTGTACATTCTGAAAAGATAACTTTAGAAATTTGCGTGAAACAtgtcttttcttgatcatcctgtacaatataaaataacttttttctCAATTGCAATGTGTTTTATGATACAAACAGTTATCAATCAAGATTCTGCTTTTCTAGATGGTTAGGGTTATCTATACATGGATTTGTTCTGCAAGAAGtaacaaataatcaaacaatGCAATTTATTCTTATTCCTACTCTGGTTGAGTCCGAATGTATTTGCATTGCCAAGTGCAGTTCTGTACAGCTGATCAACTTCATTATTTTAACCATGATAGATGCATTTTTACGATACATGAATAGAAAATACTGTTTTGTGGGGCACATAGAATGGAGATGCAATTCTTTCAAGTGTAGAGAGCAATTCTCATGTTAAGGATTGTGACTGAATTAGTGACAtaataaacagaaaaaaatcgGTGACGTACAATTAGCCAATGCAGAAAGAAATGACATGATATATGGTAGATTCCAAGGAAATCATCAACGACTAGTGCTGCGTTTGCTTGGTTAAACTCAGAAATAAGCAAGTAGTCAAAAGAAAATTACCCTAAGTTTTCTGTGGGTTGCAAGGACTTGAGGCGGAACCAAGGAAGAAAGTTCACATAATGGCCTTGTCAAAGCCGAATAAGTTGGATGCTCAATAGACCTGTGAAAATTCAAACAATTAAATACTCCTCTAATATGCACAAAGATGTTCACCATGGATATCACGAAATGTTTAATCAAGGATACCATATGTGTGAATCTTTAACGCATGTCAAAATATCAAGGTTTGGTGCTCGAGGGTGACACCAAGATGCAACACTGTGGCAAGCTAGCTTCGGGACAGGTTTAATTCTCCGTAGCTCCTGCAGAGAAAAAGTACACATGTGGGTTGAAAATAGAAATCCATAAAATATGCAAAACCCATACATGAGATACAACATTACCTTAAATGTCATTGTGTCCCATATAGCCAATGTCTTGTCAGCACCGATTGTAATCAATTGTGGAGCACTGCCACTTACCCGTGACAACTCAACAGCCACTACTCCACCATCATGTGCCTAATTCAGTaagaacaaaatataataagatTAAGCAAAAGCTTTTACAAAGCCATTTCTGGAAGGATAAACCAGTATAACAGAAAAGTGGAATTTTATAGACTCAATTAAGCAAACAATAGCATGTCACTTGAACCAATAGAAAAGGACAAAAAGTATGACAGAGAAGTGGAATTTTATAAACTCAATTAAGCAAAACAATAGCATGTCATTTGAATCAACAGAAAAAGACAATCAAGAGCATGTCATACTACACTAATCAATACTCAGCCTATTAATCAGAATaggatcaaagaaaaaaaaatctagttaCTATTATCCAACATCACAAATCAACTCAGGTCCACTGAAACTAAGAACAATAGTACCATGTCCTCACCTGTAACCAAATTTGGCCAATCTTTTTATGAACGAGTAGGATTAGAATAAATACCTTTAAGCTGAGCTTGGGTACTAGTTCCCTTGAATCACTGCCATGATCGGCACTCCACAGTACAAGTAACCCATCACTGCCACCTGAAACAAGGAGTGCCTGCAATTGCAAGCAGATAGAGAACGGCTGGTATCATGTATTGAATATGAATAACAGAGAAAATAGTTGATAGTTTCAATTATAAGAAAACGGAAAAGGCAGTCGTTAGTAGAACTAAAACctaataatgataataaatgAATCTAGAGAACTAAACAACCAATTTAGAAAACAGATGTCTATGTTTTAATTCCTTCCGCTCCCAATGCTAGGTTGTGCAAGAAAGTTATCCCAAACAACAAATGAACTTCTACTAAGCAATTTAGGATATATGAAAGTAAGGGTAGACCTTTAAACTGAATGACTCCTTACTTAAAAGCGATTTAGGAAACGAAAAGAAAATGTAAAGAACTTTCAAGACAATATCCCCAATATACTGTTTTGTTTTACATGTCAGTCAACCATAGCAGGTGACCTTGCGTATGTTTCTCTAAATCAAAGAATGGGAAGTTGAAAGAATATGTAGTTACCTCGCCAGATGATGCCATGAAATTCATCAAGCAATATATTGATCCTTTATGGCCACCGGTATATCTACGTGCAAGCTGGAAGGAAGTAAGCATTCAGGGAAATTAACACAGATCAGTCCCAATAGCGCTCACCATAAACCCAgcagaaaaacaaaataaaaattcaattttggAACAAGCACCTTCCATGTTATCATTGATAAAACCCTAATGACACCATCAGTTGAACCAAATGCAACTAAAGGGCCATCACCACCAGATGATCtggtaaggaactccatgctgCAAAGAAAGGAGTAAGTCTAACCACGTTGGAGCAGAATAATTCGGAAAAGTAGAAGCCTGTTTGAACATTACACTtaaaccacacacacacacacacggacattaACTTGTCATAGTCTATATTTGACTCCAATAATTCCAGCGTAGTAACTAATGGAGATCTTTCCAGGATTCAAGCAAGGCTATATATGTCACGCAAACAATGATCTAAAATCAGAGAAAAATCAGAGAAACGGAATTGAAACTTACCAGAGAAGTGACCTATTGTCAAGCTCTGACTTAGGCACATCTCGGCCACGCATTGTCACCAAGTCCAAGAAAATAGCTTTATTCTCACAACAGATGACCAAAAAATGCCGGCCTTTAGTTGACGGAGCAGGAGAAGTGAAACCGGACGTGAGATGATTAACAGCAGAGGGAGATTCAGCAGCTGCAGAGCGATTGCGCCACAGTTGCCAATAACGCACATCATCGTCATAAAACTTCACCTGCTTAACACTTGTagatagaaaaaaaacaagatttcatctaattaatcttttattttcaaatttctcGCGAAAGAATAGCAGCGGCCAAGACGTAATAATTACCTTCCTCCTCGAATAGCTTC
This genomic window contains:
- the LOC103874342 gene encoding uncharacterized protein LOC103874342 isoform X2 gives rise to the protein MLRARAFRQTNGKIVKIQVHPTHPWIVTADDTDHVSVWNWEHRQVIYELKAGGVDERRLVGAKLEKLAEGDSDYKGKPTEAIRGGSVKQVKFYDDDVRYWQLWRNRSAAAESPSAVNHLTSGFTSPAPSTKGRHFLVICCENKAIFLDLVTMRGRDVPKSELDNRSLLCMEFLTRSSGGDGPLVAFGSTDGVIRVLSMITWKLARRYTGGHKGSIYCLMNFMASSGEALLVSGGSDGLLVLWSADHGSDSRELVPKLSLKAHDGGVVAVELSRVSGSAPQLITIGADKTLAIWDTMTFKELRRIKPVPKLACHSVASWCHPRAPNLDILTCVKDSHIWSIEHPTYSALTRPLCELSSLVPPQVLATHRKLRVYCMVAHPLQPHLVATGTNVGIIVSEFDPRAIPSAAPLPALSGSRENSAVYILGRELKLLNFQISNTANPSLGNNSALSESGMAKGDSGEQLTVKQTKKQIVAPVPHDSYSVLSVSSSGKYVAVVWPDILYFSIYKVSDWTIVDSGSARLLAWDTCRDRFAILESVLPQRMPIIPKGGSSRKAKEAAAAAAQAAAAANAASSASVQVRILLDDGTSNILMRSVGGRSEPVIGLHGGALLGIGYRTSRRISPVAASAISTIQSMPLSGFGNSNVSSFSSYDDGSSQRSTESAPLNYQLYSWDNFEPVGGMLPQPEWTAWDQTVEYCAFAYQKYMVISSLRPQYRYLGDVAISHATGAVWHRRQLFVATPTTIECVFVDAGVSEIDIETMKMKEEIKLKEAQARAVAEHGELALITVEGAQNAKQERILLRPPMLQVVRLASFQNAPSVPPFLSLPRQSRGDGDDMDERRASEVAVGGGGVSVAVTRFPVEQKRPVGPLVVAGVRDGVLWLIDRYMCAHAISLSHPGIRCRCLAAYGDAVSAVKWASRLGREHHDDLAQFMLGMGYATEALHLPGISKRLEFDLAMQSNDLKRALHCLLTMSNSRDIGQDGLGLDLSDILSLTAEKKEDVVEAVEGIVKFAKEFLDLIDAADATGHADIAREALKRLATAGSVKGALQGHELRGLALRLANHGELTRLSGLINNLISIGLGRESAFAAAVLGDNALMEKAWQDTGMLAEAVLHAHAHGRPTLKNLVQAWNKTLQKEVEQAPSSKTDAASAFLASLEDPKLTSLSDASTKPPIEILPPGMSSIFASISAPKKPLPTLKPQEPTKPLAVEEPAKPLAIEAPPSSEQPQTESAPETAADPESAAPETAAASESAAPETAAVSESEARETAAVAETAEHLDKPVTETVSEPPVVEETPSEEKSVPSSTPNTETALGATEVDSQTMPPPPPPEPVTTTVKPTENAATGRQQVTYPPIRSQPIDFGF